The proteins below are encoded in one region of Tepidisphaeraceae bacterium:
- a CDS encoding VWA domain-containing protein — MFVLATTVSSPLWAQAVNGEPAGPPLIVTTAGLAAAAEGDAPAAMLAGGGAIGPHRVDAADLSAAFTMLGYEAVNLGAVDLRSGADAVRAVVEGSHVPVVSANVYRAGGQERIAKPFAVVETGGKKLAVTGITMTSFAPAPGLAIGDPLKSLSDVIESAKEQADGVVVLGWGIDVGLASEIAKAYPAVQFVVRSGPGLPDPRPMQVGNAWIIQGPANRYTIGRTFVTSDAKAPVRHELVAAAVTPDAAIDLSAATAAADPIAAAKPITTTAVAPPVSLAGDESQPYGATAGNRAAHFTVHRLAARKEYGPVKAAEGRSLLVLEVEFENIIPLTLVRERQTPTEYRIPQLGDHLYVVVNGRQTARLHPLANDLPGHVPAADFSLERIGSTVRGNAVFKLPAGEVETLEVRFYDYAHGHFTLPLVVPAGGSLASTEKPLAEPVKNEVLNAAVYGIQKQPKLADRTAPPSMQYITVDFRATSEFATEADASAFDPKAKPGAKMKVGTVADWTDAMKYATLVVDGEYGYAAITELSPLGESPRFLPDLPTGGTIAFLAPAETKSIELRCDVPNAKTPEGKVIRPKGLTLPIEGTRPALVERKPISEAISDEMFRLAVTGSAAAPEFGGQKAPEGQQFLVLDVSVKNAGTDGEFLQAKEQLKYATSAGEQEAYADVTTQGVHQPAELHWVPAGETRSFQVVYAIDAAEAKPRLAYNGLSLAKIIDLPALGAAVADAGAKPDAPATDKPEATPEQVATATPAQPAVEQPAVTQKPAEPAKPLKAEKGVTIKVGDKLFPARVRAKQERQPQGLEGVGLTPAMVNAAIDRGAEGLWKRTIERLNREREPFGAEDNDILVALALVHSNYHKKNPAFDAHLRGMLAKYELAARHSTYEIGIVCMIIDSYGDPAFSSKLRECAQWLLDQQGSDGTWNYGRREPVPGLNAQDRPARRTLMVAGGHPPGEPPAGGAPLKRRTPWEAGQSGDNSVTQYALLGLHAASRSGVAVPPETFQRLLKENLERQSDIDGGWSYHGSSYGYGSMTCAGICATAITRHELGEAQPWDHESVERGLAWLNARFMVDNHPENKDDWVYYYLYSLERVGRILDTEFIGEYEWYPLGAEWLLQGQKETGLWFWPSGPESELHAEIPTSFALLFLTRATESLGHTEKTGPGLLKTAVEVPPGNRLYVILDCSGSMLVEMAGRQKFEIAKDAVRALLEALPDNSEVAMRAYGYRLRAIEEGASEDSKLLVPMATLDRKKIGDIVNGLRARGKTPLAFSLEEAAKDLARMQGTEASPITCVLLTDGGEDSQPRRDPIKAAAEFGKLSNVKLRIVGFDINRADWSEQLQAMAKAAGGTYLAANNSEQLVRELKSSVFGIPEQYELFDEQGNPLAKAPFGTEKQLEPGKYTFVTTFAGKRFAEPFWVNAGSTTSITFDPASIPVEALGDSAPATDAPPATPPVATPPAPDAPTTPADGGNVAKKFCTNCGAALAPGAKFCTTCGAKVE, encoded by the coding sequence TTGTTCGTACTTGCCACGACGGTGTCCAGCCCGCTTTGGGCGCAGGCGGTCAATGGCGAGCCGGCCGGCCCACCGCTCATCGTCACCACCGCCGGCCTTGCCGCCGCCGCCGAGGGCGACGCGCCCGCGGCCATGCTGGCCGGTGGTGGCGCCATCGGCCCGCATCGCGTCGACGCCGCCGACCTTAGCGCGGCGTTCACGATGCTGGGGTACGAGGCCGTGAACCTCGGCGCCGTCGATTTACGCTCGGGCGCCGATGCCGTGCGCGCCGTGGTTGAAGGTTCGCACGTGCCCGTGGTATCGGCCAACGTCTACCGGGCCGGTGGGCAGGAGCGCATCGCCAAGCCGTTCGCCGTCGTGGAGACGGGCGGCAAGAAGCTCGCCGTCACCGGCATCACCATGACGTCGTTCGCGCCGGCGCCGGGGTTAGCCATCGGCGATCCGCTCAAGAGCCTCTCCGACGTGATCGAGTCGGCCAAGGAGCAGGCGGACGGTGTGGTCGTGTTGGGGTGGGGCATTGATGTCGGCCTCGCCAGCGAGATTGCCAAGGCCTATCCCGCTGTGCAGTTCGTCGTCCGCTCGGGCCCCGGCCTGCCCGACCCCCGCCCGATGCAAGTCGGCAACGCGTGGATCATCCAGGGCCCGGCCAACCGCTACACGATCGGTCGCACATTCGTCACGAGCGACGCGAAAGCGCCGGTAAGGCACGAGCTCGTCGCCGCCGCCGTCACGCCTGATGCAGCAATCGACCTGTCGGCCGCCACCGCGGCCGCCGACCCAATTGCGGCGGCCAAGCCAATCACCACGACTGCGGTCGCCCCACCGGTATCGTTAGCCGGCGATGAGTCGCAGCCCTACGGTGCGACCGCTGGTAACCGCGCCGCCCACTTCACTGTCCATCGCCTCGCTGCGCGCAAGGAGTACGGCCCGGTGAAGGCCGCTGAGGGTCGGTCGCTGCTCGTGCTTGAGGTGGAGTTCGAAAACATCATCCCGCTCACGCTCGTGCGCGAGCGGCAAACGCCCACCGAATACCGAATCCCGCAGCTCGGCGACCACCTGTACGTCGTCGTCAACGGGCGGCAGACCGCGCGATTACACCCGCTGGCCAACGACCTGCCGGGCCACGTGCCGGCGGCCGACTTCAGCCTGGAGCGCATTGGCTCGACCGTCCGCGGCAACGCCGTCTTCAAACTGCCGGCGGGCGAGGTGGAGACACTCGAGGTCCGCTTTTACGATTACGCCCACGGCCACTTCACATTGCCGTTGGTCGTGCCCGCGGGTGGCTCGCTCGCATCGACGGAAAAGCCGCTTGCGGAACCGGTGAAGAACGAGGTGCTGAACGCGGCCGTCTATGGCATCCAGAAGCAGCCGAAGTTGGCCGATCGCACGGCGCCGCCGAGCATGCAGTACATCACGGTCGACTTCCGCGCCACCAGCGAGTTCGCCACCGAGGCCGACGCCAGCGCGTTCGACCCGAAGGCCAAGCCCGGCGCGAAGATGAAGGTCGGTACCGTCGCCGACTGGACCGATGCGATGAAGTACGCCACGCTCGTCGTCGACGGAGAGTACGGTTACGCCGCCATTACCGAACTGTCACCGCTGGGCGAATCGCCCCGCTTTCTGCCCGACCTGCCGACCGGCGGCACGATCGCGTTCCTGGCGCCGGCCGAGACCAAGAGCATCGAGCTGCGCTGCGACGTTCCGAACGCCAAAACGCCCGAGGGGAAGGTCATCCGCCCAAAGGGGCTGACGCTCCCGATCGAGGGCACGCGCCCCGCGCTGGTGGAACGCAAACCGATTTCCGAAGCGATCTCAGATGAGATGTTCCGCCTGGCCGTGACCGGGAGCGCCGCGGCGCCGGAATTTGGGGGGCAGAAGGCGCCCGAGGGGCAGCAGTTCCTCGTGCTGGATGTCAGCGTGAAAAACGCGGGGACGGATGGTGAGTTCCTCCAGGCGAAGGAACAGCTGAAGTACGCGACGTCGGCCGGTGAACAGGAGGCGTACGCCGACGTGACGACGCAGGGCGTCCATCAGCCGGCCGAACTGCACTGGGTGCCGGCGGGCGAGACGCGCAGCTTTCAGGTCGTCTACGCGATCGACGCGGCCGAGGCCAAACCGCGGCTGGCGTACAACGGGTTGAGCCTGGCGAAGATCATCGACCTGCCCGCATTGGGTGCTGCGGTCGCGGATGCAGGCGCCAAGCCCGATGCGCCCGCGACCGATAAGCCAGAGGCGACGCCCGAACAGGTCGCGACCGCCACGCCCGCCCAACCCGCAGTAGAGCAGCCGGCTGTCACGCAGAAGCCGGCCGAGCCCGCCAAGCCGTTGAAGGCTGAAAAGGGCGTGACGATCAAGGTGGGCGACAAGCTCTTCCCGGCCCGCGTGCGGGCCAAGCAGGAGCGCCAGCCGCAAGGGCTGGAGGGCGTCGGGCTAACGCCCGCGATGGTGAACGCCGCCATCGATCGTGGTGCCGAGGGCCTCTGGAAGCGAACGATCGAGCGTTTGAACCGGGAACGCGAGCCGTTCGGCGCCGAGGACAACGACATCCTCGTGGCGCTGGCGCTCGTCCACTCGAATTATCACAAGAAGAACCCAGCGTTCGATGCCCACCTGCGTGGCATGCTCGCAAAGTATGAGTTAGCAGCTCGGCACAGCACCTACGAGATCGGCATCGTCTGCATGATCATCGACTCGTACGGCGACCCGGCGTTCTCGTCGAAGCTGCGCGAGTGCGCCCAGTGGCTGCTCGACCAGCAAGGCTCGGACGGCACGTGGAACTACGGCCGCCGCGAACCCGTGCCGGGCCTGAACGCACAGGACCGCCCCGCACGCCGGACCCTGATGGTCGCCGGTGGCCACCCGCCCGGCGAGCCCCCCGCCGGTGGCGCGCCGTTGAAGCGCCGCACTCCTTGGGAAGCGGGACAGAGCGGTGACAACTCGGTCACGCAGTACGCGCTGCTTGGCCTGCATGCGGCAAGCCGCAGTGGAGTGGCCGTTCCACCCGAGACGTTCCAGCGCCTGCTCAAGGAGAACCTGGAGCGTCAAAGTGATATCGACGGTGGTTGGTCTTATCATGGCAGCAGCTACGGCTACGGCAGCATGACCTGCGCCGGCATCTGCGCCACCGCCATCACGCGTCATGAACTGGGCGAAGCACAGCCCTGGGACCATGAGTCGGTCGAGCGTGGTCTGGCATGGTTAAACGCCCGCTTCATGGTCGACAACCATCCGGAGAACAAGGACGACTGGGTCTACTACTATCTGTACTCGCTCGAGCGCGTCGGGCGCATTCTCGACACCGAGTTCATCGGCGAGTACGAGTGGTACCCGCTTGGCGCAGAGTGGCTGCTTCAGGGACAGAAGGAGACGGGCCTGTGGTTCTGGCCCAGCGGGCCCGAGAGCGAGCTGCACGCCGAGATCCCCACGAGTTTCGCGCTGCTCTTCCTGACGCGCGCCACCGAGTCGCTCGGCCATACCGAGAAGACGGGCCCCGGCCTGCTGAAGACCGCCGTCGAGGTGCCGCCGGGCAATCGGCTGTACGTCATCCTGGACTGCTCCGGTTCCATGCTGGTCGAGATGGCCGGCCGGCAAAAGTTCGAGATCGCCAAGGACGCCGTCCGCGCGCTGCTGGAGGCGCTGCCGGACAACAGCGAGGTCGCGATGCGCGCGTACGGCTATCGCCTGCGCGCGATCGAGGAAGGCGCCAGCGAGGACAGCAAGCTGCTGGTCCCGATGGCGACGCTGGACCGCAAGAAGATCGGTGACATCGTCAACGGCCTGCGCGCTCGCGGCAAGACGCCGCTGGCGTTCAGCCTGGAAGAGGCGGCCAAGGACCTGGCGCGCATGCAGGGCACTGAAGCGTCGCCCATCACCTGCGTGCTGCTGACCGATGGCGGTGAGGACTCGCAACCGCGACGCGATCCGATCAAGGCGGCTGCGGAGTTCGGGAAGCTGTCGAACGTGAAGCTGCGAATCGTCGGCTTCGACATCAACCGCGCCGACTGGAGCGAACAGCTCCAGGCGATGGCCAAGGCGGCCGGCGGCACGTATCTGGCCGCCAACAACAGCGAGCAACTCGTGCGCGAGCTGAAGTCCTCGGTCTTCGGCATTCCGGAGCAGTACGAGCTGTTCGACGAGCAGGGCAACCCGCTCGCCAAGGCGCCATTCGGAACGGAGAAGCAGTTGGAACCTGGCAAGTACACGTTCGTGACCACCTTCGCCGGCAAGCGGTTCGCCGAGCCGTTCTGGGTGAACGCCGGTTCGACGACGTCGATCACGTTCGACCCGGCCAGCATCCCCGTGGAAGCACTGGGAGACAGCGCCCCCGCCACCGATGCGCCCCCCGCGACGCCCCCCGTTGCCACCCCACCGGCGCCCGATGCGCCGACGACACCGGCGGACGGCGGAAACGTTGCGAAGAAGTTCTGCACGAACTGCGGCGCGGCCCTGGCGCCCGGTGCGAAGTTCTGCACGACGTGCGGCGCGAAGGTGGAGTAG
- a CDS encoding CsgG/HfaB family protein: protein MSSLLMGCSSNKEAAQRDVLTENVGKYPPAPQGVNRPRVGVPPFNVKAEGGMAGGGLDTLAADQMTTLLDQTERFQVIERAQLEKLLDEQNLEGIVKSDELAKTAQVRGVDYLLLGKVTNLRVKTERNEKGFGLAQVGGEFFNAGGLDIKSKNVKLTTEAGVDIRLVDPTTGALLVSNFSEYKKTDTAGAMGVDILGASANADADIEVSEDDKGKILRLALDDAVRKSLPKIDRFLTNQPAKPASAAPAAAPAAAAAPAVAPAAATGGDAQAGKKFCPSCGAAQQAGAKFCPVDGTKIQ from the coding sequence GTGTCGAGCCTCCTCATGGGCTGCTCGAGCAACAAGGAAGCCGCCCAGCGCGACGTGCTGACCGAAAACGTCGGCAAGTACCCGCCGGCGCCGCAGGGCGTGAACCGCCCGCGCGTCGGCGTGCCCCCCTTCAACGTGAAGGCCGAAGGTGGCATGGCTGGCGGCGGCCTCGACACACTCGCCGCCGACCAGATGACGACGCTGCTGGATCAGACGGAGCGATTCCAGGTGATCGAGCGCGCCCAGCTGGAAAAGCTGCTGGACGAGCAGAACCTCGAAGGCATCGTGAAGTCCGATGAACTGGCCAAGACCGCGCAGGTGCGCGGCGTCGACTACCTGCTGCTGGGCAAGGTGACCAACCTCCGCGTGAAGACCGAGCGTAACGAAAAGGGCTTTGGCCTGGCGCAGGTCGGTGGTGAGTTCTTCAACGCCGGTGGCCTCGACATCAAGAGCAAGAACGTCAAGCTGACGACCGAGGCCGGCGTGGACATTCGCCTGGTCGACCCGACGACGGGCGCGCTGCTCGTCTCGAATTTCAGCGAGTACAAGAAGACCGACACCGCCGGCGCGATGGGCGTGGACATCCTGGGCGCCAGCGCCAACGCCGATGCCGACATCGAGGTGTCGGAAGATGACAAGGGCAAGATCCTTCGCCTGGCCCTGGACGACGCCGTCCGTAAGAGCCTGCCGAAGATCGACCGGTTCCTGACGAACCAGCCGGCCAAGCCCGCCAGCGCCGCCCCGGCCGCCGCTCCCGCCGCCGCTGCTGCTCCCGCGGTTGCCCCGGCTGCCGCCACGGGTGGTGACGCCCAGGCCGGCAAGAAGTTCTGCCCGAGCTGCGGCGCTGCGCAGCAGGCCGGCGCGAAGTTCTGCCCGGTCGATGGCACGAAGATCCAGTAA
- a CDS encoding AraC family transcriptional regulator, with amino-acid sequence MPKAASAYVITRTLALPAQGVPYLAIAQLGTAKWHRAHQHAEVQVLWALSGSMGIRFDDDEEVTLEVGTACVILANTWHVVTQIPRVDPTVQLIDLRITDDPNNPLRQFLASLGRDRRFDTQSKVVELAAHRLQSAASRGGLARHAGIMAALWELLGALADEKAPRRADADDATPATRDRRIEEAEEFCRHQLSSPLTVDDIASAVGLSRSQLSRLFHETYRIGPAERLRQLRVELARHLLSTTTLSIKEVAHACGFARANHFGRVFQQVTGTTAGQFRRGVQNTRV; translated from the coding sequence ATGCCCAAAGCCGCTTCCGCTTATGTGATTACCCGTACGCTGGCGTTGCCCGCGCAGGGGGTGCCGTACCTGGCGATCGCCCAATTGGGCACCGCCAAGTGGCACCGGGCCCACCAGCACGCCGAGGTGCAGGTGCTGTGGGCGTTGTCCGGTTCGATGGGCATTCGGTTCGACGACGACGAAGAGGTGACGCTCGAGGTCGGCACGGCGTGCGTGATTCTGGCCAACACGTGGCACGTGGTGACGCAGATCCCCCGGGTAGACCCAACCGTGCAGTTGATCGACCTGCGCATCACCGATGATCCCAACAACCCCTTACGCCAGTTTCTGGCGTCCCTAGGACGAGACCGTCGGTTCGACACGCAGAGCAAGGTGGTCGAACTGGCGGCGCATCGGTTGCAGTCGGCGGCGTCGCGCGGGGGGCTGGCCCGGCACGCGGGCATTATGGCAGCGTTGTGGGAACTGCTGGGCGCGCTGGCGGACGAGAAAGCACCCCGCCGTGCCGATGCCGACGACGCCACGCCGGCGACGCGTGACCGGCGCATCGAGGAGGCCGAGGAATTCTGCCGCCATCAACTCTCGTCGCCCCTCACCGTCGACGACATCGCCAGCGCCGTTGGGTTATCGCGCAGTCAGCTAAGCCGGTTGTTCCACGAGACGTACCGCATCGGCCCGGCGGAGCGATTGAGGCAGTTGCGCGTCGAACTTGCGCGCCACCTGCTGTCGACCACCACCCTGTCGATCAAGGAAGTCGCCCATGCTTGTGGTTTCGCCCGAGCCAACCATTTTGGGCGCGTCTTTCAGCAGGTGACCGGCACCACCGCTGGCCAGTTTCGACGCGGTGTGCAGAACACACGTGTTTGA
- a CDS encoding amidohydrolase family protein, producing MSNAIPLIDCDIHPEATKDNPLDPFVPEEAREMMRQGLSGSPGTGYSNPFGVTRRDAECKDPNKIGVDHLDKYGIRYGILQPPGMKASLTNQPDAANAIARAWNDWQINTWLAADKRILGSVCINVNDPQAAVKEIRRAGAHPQMVQVNVSGESRDLYGHRRYFPIYEAMSEMNLPLCLHPGQEGSMNSATPVGRPSTYFEWHTIIPLTFQAHLVSLVLEGVFEKFPKMKLVLCEGGVAWLPHTIWRMDKNFKALRSTTPWLRRAPSEYVFDHVRLTTQPLEEPQVPEQLLSIFEIIKAERTLMFATDFPHWDFDEPTRTLPRAIDPAMKRRIFYDNAAELYGLPKADAQQPASNTAASAAAAGAAAAAAAIARMQGANV from the coding sequence ATGTCCAATGCCATCCCGCTTATCGATTGTGATATTCACCCCGAGGCAACGAAGGACAACCCACTGGACCCGTTCGTCCCCGAGGAGGCGCGCGAGATGATGCGCCAGGGGCTCAGCGGTTCGCCTGGGACGGGCTATTCCAACCCGTTCGGTGTGACGCGGCGTGACGCCGAGTGCAAGGATCCGAACAAGATCGGGGTCGACCACCTCGATAAGTACGGCATTCGCTACGGCATCCTGCAACCGCCGGGCATGAAGGCCAGCCTGACCAATCAGCCCGATGCCGCCAACGCGATCGCCCGTGCCTGGAACGACTGGCAGATCAACACGTGGCTCGCCGCCGACAAGCGCATCCTTGGCAGCGTGTGCATCAACGTGAACGACCCGCAGGCCGCGGTGAAGGAAATCCGTCGGGCGGGCGCTCATCCGCAGATGGTGCAGGTGAACGTGAGCGGTGAAAGCCGCGACCTGTACGGTCATCGGCGGTACTTCCCGATCTACGAGGCGATGTCGGAGATGAACCTGCCGCTCTGCCTGCATCCTGGCCAGGAAGGGTCGATGAACAGCGCGACGCCGGTCGGCCGGCCGAGCACGTACTTCGAGTGGCACACGATTATTCCGCTCACGTTCCAAGCGCATCTGGTCAGCCTGGTGCTGGAGGGCGTGTTCGAGAAGTTCCCCAAGATGAAGCTCGTGCTGTGCGAGGGTGGCGTGGCGTGGTTGCCCCACACGATCTGGCGGATGGACAAGAACTTCAAAGCGCTGCGCAGCACGACGCCCTGGCTCCGCCGGGCGCCGAGCGAGTACGTGTTCGACCACGTGCGCCTGACCACCCAGCCACTGGAGGAACCGCAGGTCCCCGAGCAGCTGCTGTCGATCTTCGAGATCATCAAGGCCGAGCGCACGCTGATGTTCGCGACGGACTTCCCCCACTGGGACTTCGACGAGCCCACCCGCACGTTGCCGCGGGCGATCGACCCGGCGATGAAGCGTCGCATCTTCTACGACAACGCCGCCGAACTGTACGGCCTGCCGAAGGCCGACGCGCAACAGCCCGCCTCGAACACCGCCGCGTCTGCCGCTGCCGCCGGCGCGGCCGCAGCGGCGGCGGCGATCGCTCGCATGCAGGGGGCCAACGTATGA
- a CDS encoding Rieske (2Fe-2S) protein encodes MSTAKPNEKPLPIDTSYGTENKAIDFAFKVAFEAQPPKARNGKRVTVCAASELPPGKRRIVEVPGHSIGVFNIDGQFHAIRNVCPHYGAPLCQGSVHATHKPAEVHQFEPALNGRVLRCPWHGWEFDIPSGKGLYDKNSKVMTYPVEVDAKGDVVVTV; translated from the coding sequence ATGAGCACCGCCAAACCCAACGAGAAACCGTTGCCGATCGACACGTCGTACGGCACGGAAAACAAGGCGATCGACTTCGCGTTCAAGGTTGCCTTCGAGGCGCAACCCCCCAAGGCGCGCAACGGCAAGCGCGTCACCGTGTGCGCCGCCAGCGAACTGCCGCCGGGCAAGCGGCGCATCGTGGAGGTGCCGGGCCACTCGATCGGCGTGTTCAACATCGACGGGCAGTTCCACGCCATCCGCAACGTCTGCCCGCACTACGGCGCGCCGCTATGCCAGGGCAGCGTCCACGCGACGCACAAGCCCGCCGAGGTGCACCAGTTCGAGCCGGCGCTGAACGGCCGAGTGCTGCGCTGCCCGTGGCACGGGTGGGAGTTCGATATTCCCAGCGGCAAGGGCCTGTATGACAAGAACAGCAAGGTGATGACTTACCCGGTCGAGGTAGACGCCAAGGGGGACGTCGTCGTCACCGTTTGA
- a CDS encoding beta-galactosidase has translation MRNLLPSSRVRTPFENQTAIIHGGDYNPDQWLSTVPTIVDDDAKLMRQTGINSSSVGIFAWASLEPAEGTFTFDWLDRVMDAQAGIGNRVILATPSGAMPTWLAEKYPEARRVDAKGFRAHYGGRHNHCWSSPAYHDRVKVINTKLAERYKDHPALSMWHISNELSGHCFCDLCRGWWASWLEQRYGKLKEMNDAHWAYFWSHQSFEWRHAEPTDEVMDGLALDWMRFTNEQLIDWYQFEANILRPITPGIPITTNFMTTTHGLNYQAISRVVDVVADDQYPGYDPSNSRFARSAAYWSMKQDLYRCFKPERTFMLMESCPGAVQWRTPQKAKRPGVHRLEMLQAIAHGADGTCYFQFRAGRGSCEKLHGSVVEHWGTERHTETRRYRELRSLSDTYDKLPAVLGTSVRPQVAIVYDWESRWAQQLSGGTGVSTPNWQANTLHYYDEIATEQYEQFWQRGIPVDVISNDRELSRYKIVVLPMHWMMTPTFAAKIRAYVKAGGTVVATWDTAMADAHNRMLLGGWPGEGLGDVFGLWVEEVDRHAHGTPRAISGLPGSGGDVAALMHLTGATPIATFAEDFYSGEPAVTHHAFGKGQAYFLGTRLDATASASLYQKLISDNGVTPIIDADLPAGVTAQLRGAGDEAYIFLMNFSDEKQKITLRSGELQDVETGELTQKKLTLEPLAAKIYRAV, from the coding sequence ATGCGTAATCTCCTGCCGTCGTCTCGCGTCCGCACCCCCTTCGAGAACCAGACCGCCATCATCCATGGCGGCGACTACAACCCCGACCAGTGGCTGTCGACCGTCCCGACGATCGTCGACGACGACGCGAAGCTGATGCGGCAGACGGGCATTAACTCGTCGAGCGTCGGCATCTTCGCCTGGGCCTCGCTGGAACCGGCCGAGGGCACGTTCACGTTCGACTGGCTCGATCGCGTGATGGATGCGCAGGCCGGCATCGGCAACCGCGTGATCCTGGCCACGCCCAGCGGCGCCATGCCGACGTGGCTCGCCGAAAAGTACCCGGAGGCCCGGCGGGTGGACGCCAAGGGTTTCCGCGCTCACTACGGTGGTCGGCACAACCACTGCTGGTCGTCGCCGGCCTATCACGATCGGGTGAAGGTCATCAATACGAAGCTCGCCGAGCGGTACAAGGATCACCCGGCGCTGTCGATGTGGCACATCTCCAACGAGCTGTCGGGCCACTGTTTCTGTGACCTGTGCCGTGGTTGGTGGGCGTCGTGGCTCGAGCAACGTTACGGCAAGCTGAAGGAAATGAACGACGCCCACTGGGCCTACTTTTGGTCGCACCAGTCGTTCGAATGGCGGCACGCCGAGCCGACGGACGAGGTGATGGACGGGCTGGCGCTCGATTGGATGCGCTTCACTAACGAACAGCTGATCGACTGGTACCAGTTCGAGGCCAACATCCTGCGGCCGATCACGCCCGGCATCCCGATCACCACGAACTTCATGACGACCACGCATGGCCTGAACTACCAGGCGATCAGCCGCGTGGTGGACGTGGTCGCCGACGACCAGTATCCCGGTTACGACCCATCGAACTCGCGCTTCGCGCGGTCGGCGGCGTACTGGTCGATGAAACAGGACCTGTACCGCTGCTTCAAGCCCGAGCGCACGTTCATGCTGATGGAATCGTGCCCCGGCGCAGTGCAGTGGCGCACGCCGCAGAAAGCCAAGCGGCCGGGCGTGCATCGGCTGGAAATGCTGCAGGCAATCGCCCACGGCGCCGATGGCACCTGCTACTTCCAGTTCCGCGCCGGCCGCGGTTCGTGCGAGAAGCTGCACGGGTCGGTCGTCGAACACTGGGGCACCGAACGACACACCGAAACGCGCCGCTACCGCGAGCTGCGCAGCCTGTCCGACACGTACGACAAGTTACCCGCGGTGCTCGGGACGTCGGTTCGTCCGCAGGTGGCGATCGTCTACGACTGGGAAAGCCGATGGGCTCAGCAGTTGTCTGGCGGCACCGGGGTCAGCACGCCGAACTGGCAGGCAAACACGCTGCACTACTACGACGAAATCGCCACCGAGCAGTACGAGCAATTCTGGCAGCGCGGCATCCCGGTCGACGTGATCTCGAACGACCGCGAACTGTCGCGCTACAAGATCGTGGTCCTGCCAATGCACTGGATGATGACGCCAACCTTCGCCGCCAAGATTCGCGCGTACGTAAAGGCCGGCGGCACCGTCGTCGCAACGTGGGACACGGCGATGGCCGACGCGCACAACCGCATGCTGCTCGGCGGATGGCCGGGCGAAGGGCTGGGCGACGTATTTGGCCTGTGGGTGGAAGAGGTCGACCGCCATGCCCACGGTACGCCGCGCGCCATCAGCGGCCTGCCCGGCTCCGGTGGCGACGTCGCTGCCCTCATGCATCTGACCGGCGCCACGCCCATCGCCACGTTCGCTGAGGACTTTTATTCCGGCGAGCCTGCGGTCACGCACCATGCCTTCGGCAAGGGGCAAGCCTACTTCCTCGGCACACGGCTGGATGCCACCGCCAGCGCCTCGCTGTACCAGAAATTGATCTCGGACAACGGCGTCACCCCGATCATCGATGCCGATCTTCCCGCGGGCGTCACGGCTCAATTGCGCGGTGCGGGGGATGAGGCATATATCTTCCTCATGAACTTCTCGGACGAAAAACAGAAGATCACGCTTCGGTCCGGCGAACTTCAGGATGTGGAGACCGGTGAACTGACCCAGAAAAAACTGACGCTTGAGCCGCTGGCAGCGAAGATCTATCGGGCGGTGTAA